Proteins encoded within one genomic window of Oryza glaberrima chromosome 12, OglaRS2, whole genome shotgun sequence:
- the LOC127757906 gene encoding ATP-citrate synthase alpha chain protein 3: MARKKIREYDSKRLLREHLKRLAAIDLHILSAQVTESTDFTELVNQEPWLSSMKLVVKPDMLFGKRGKSGLVALNLDLAQVRQFVKERLGVEVEMGGCKAPITTFIVEPFVPHDQEYYLSIVSERLGSTISFSECGGIEIEENWDKVKTVFLPTEKAMTPDACAPLIATLPLEVRTKIGDFIRGVYSVFQDLDFSFLEMNPFTMVNGEPYPLDMRGELDDTAAFKNFKKWGNIQFPLPFGRVLSPSESFIHELDEKTSSSLKFTVLNPKGRIWTMVAGGGASVIYADTVGDLGYASELGNYAEYSGAPNEEEVLQYARVVLDCATADPDGRKRALLIGGGIANFTDVAATFSGIIRALREKESKLKAARMNIYVRRGGPNYQTGLAKMRTLGAELGVPIEVYGPEATMTGICKQAIDCIMAEA, encoded by the exons ATGGCGCGGAAGAAGATCCGGGAGTACGACTCCAAGCGCCTCCTCAGGGAGCACCTCAagcgcctcgccgccatcgaccTCCACATCCTCTCCGCCCAG GTCACGGAATCAACTGATTTCACAGAGCTCGTCAACCAAGAGCCATGGCTCTCGTCTATGAAGTTGGTTGTGAAACCCGACATGCTGTTTGGCAAACGTGGGAAGAGTGGCCTTGTGGCCCTCAACCTAGATCTTGCTCAAGTCCGCCAATTCGTCAAAGAGCGGTTGGGAGTTGAG GTTGAGATGGGTGGCTGCAAGGCTCCTATTACAACATTCATAGTTGAGCCATTTGTTCCACATGATCAAGAGTACTATCTTTCTATTGTATCAGAGAGGCTTGGTTCCACCATTAGCTTCTCGGAGTGTGGAGGTATTGAGATCGAGGAGAACTGGGATAAGGTCAAGACAGTTTTTCTTCCCACCGAGAAAGCAATGACACCTGATGCGTGTGCTCCATTGATTGCCACCCTACCGTTAGAG GTTCGGACAAAAATAGGTGATTTCATCAGAGGTGTATATTCTGTTTTCCAAG ACTTGGATTTCTCATTCCTTGAGATGAATCCGTTCACCATGGTGAATGGGGAACCATATCCTCTAGACATGAGAGGAGAATTGGACGACACAGCTGCCTTTAAGAACTTTAAGAA GTGGGGAAACATTCAGTTCCCTCTGCCTTTCGGAAGAGTCCTCAGCCCCTCTGAAAGCTTTATCCATGAACTGGATGAGAAG ACAAGCTCATCGCTCAAATTCACAGTCCTGAACCCGAAAGGGCGCATTTGGACAATGGTTGCAGGTGGTGGTGCTAGTGTCATATATGCTGATACT GTTGGAGATTTGGGATATGCGTCAGAGCTTGGAAATTATGCAGAATACAGCGGCGCTCCCAACGAGGAGGAGGTTCTGCAGTATGCTAGAGTGGTTTTGGAT TGTGCCACTGCTGATCCTGATGGCCGTAAGAGAGCTCTTCTCATTGGAGGTGGCATAGCGAACTTCACTGATGTCGCTGCTACATTCAGTGGCATCATTCGAGCTTTAAGAGAGAAG GAATCCAAATTGAAGGCTGCACGGATGAACATTTACGTTCGGAGAGGTGGTCCAAACTACCAAACTGGCCTTGCCAAAATGCGTACACTAGGTGCAGAACTTGGTGTTCCAATTGAG GTATATGGACCAGAGGCAACAATGACTGGAATCTGCAAGCAAGCCATTGATTGCATCATGGCTGAAGCATAA
- the LOC127756562 gene encoding membrane magnesium transporter: MGIGHVLGVLGGALLAHAAYATIQYRAVLKITEEEFSSPPMDVMMQLLLGLALCMWAGLAVPAKFLSVLPHSEENRIVSFPANLDFMIFNHRGRALPSDPDLKLKT, encoded by the exons ATGGGGATCGGCCACGTGCTCggcgtcctcggcggcgccctcctcgcCCACGCCGCCTACGCCACCATCCAGT ATCGCGCCGTGCTGAAGATCACGGAGGAGGAGTTCTCGAGTCCGCCTATGGAT GTAATGATGCAATTGCTCCTGGGGTTGGCCTTATGCATGTGGGCAGGTCTTGCTGTTCCAGCGAAGTTCCTTTCAGTGCTCCCTCACTCTGAGGAGAATAG GATTGTTTCATTCCCGGCTAACCTGGACTTCATGATCTTCAACCACCGCGGAAGGGCGCTACCTTCAGACCCAGACTTGAAGCTGAAGACATGA